Proteins from a single region of Flavobacterium sp. K5-23:
- a CDS encoding triple tyrosine motif-containing protein, whose amino-acid sequence MKSKFCIALLLICSCVFSQDLPPIVKYAPSTYGAGNQNWMISQDKNHYLFFANNEGLLEFNGSNWELYPSPNETILRSVKVIGNKVYTGGYMEFGYWSRQRDGKLKYVSLSKTIIKSILDDEQFWNILNYDQWVIFQSLDRIYIYDTKTGHFKIIAPKNKITKSFSTKNSIYFQTINEGLFEIESGKARLVSNNQILRNNKIVNVFATDEGLLIQTLLNGLYRLNGTNLSKFVTEADSKMMANIVYSSLLLSDGSYVIGTVSNGIFILTTEGRIKHHISQNKGLSNNTALSLFEDADKNLWVGLDNGVNCINLQSPIKNFVDDTGILGTVYTSKLYNGKLYIGTNQGLFYKDYQSKGEFKFINGTKGQVWSLFEYDGTLFCGHDSGTFTIENGSAKNIFSKSGTWKFETVPNQKGLLLQGNYYGISVLEKVNNQWRFRNKLAGFDYSVRYFEITDALEAYVSHEYKGVFRLQLDNKLLKIKSFTEYEQPKKGKNAGLKKFNNTIYYAYKDGVFKLNNKTKLFEKDDVLSSVFEKDEYTSGKLIVDHSNKIWLFSKNYINYFSLSKLSNKLKQNVIPIPASLTNSMSGFENIEQISNNDYLIGTTDGYYTININDLSFNNYKVAISNIVTNKLNENLKNSSIQEEGNFKYDENNITFNYTVPEYNKYINVEYQYLLEGFQDNWSEWSTRTVVNFKNLPSGKYVFKVRAKFANSLLENTAIYSFTVLKPWYRTSMALFFYLIISIVLARIIHKAYKSYYQKKEDKLIEENNRLLEIKELENGHEIMRVRNEQLSLDVDIKSRELAITAMSLNNKNELLAFIKDDLKKTDDDKNKSLRSVISTINKNITGNDSWSVFKEAFENTDKDFLKKIKSSHPLLTPSDLKLCAFLRLNLSSKEIAPLLNISVRSVEIKRYRLRKKMDLSHEEGLVEYILAV is encoded by the coding sequence ATGAAAAGCAAATTTTGTATTGCACTCCTTTTGATATGTTCTTGTGTTTTTTCTCAGGATCTACCTCCAATTGTAAAATATGCCCCATCCACCTATGGAGCAGGAAATCAAAATTGGATGATTTCGCAAGACAAAAATCATTACCTTTTCTTTGCAAACAATGAAGGTCTATTAGAATTTAATGGATCAAATTGGGAATTGTATCCATCGCCAAACGAAACAATATTACGTTCCGTAAAAGTGATTGGTAATAAAGTGTATACTGGTGGTTACATGGAATTTGGTTACTGGTCAAGACAAAGAGATGGGAAGCTAAAATATGTATCCCTAAGTAAAACTATTATAAAAAGCATTCTTGATGATGAGCAGTTCTGGAATATATTAAACTATGATCAATGGGTGATTTTTCAGTCTTTGGACAGAATATATATATATGATACTAAAACTGGGCATTTTAAGATAATTGCGCCAAAGAATAAAATTACCAAATCGTTCAGTACTAAAAATTCGATATACTTTCAAACAATCAATGAAGGTCTTTTTGAAATAGAAAGTGGAAAAGCAAGATTGGTTTCTAATAATCAAATTTTAAGAAACAATAAAATTGTTAATGTTTTTGCCACAGACGAAGGATTATTGATTCAAACACTACTTAATGGTTTATACAGGTTGAACGGAACAAATTTATCTAAATTTGTAACTGAAGCTGATTCGAAAATGATGGCCAATATTGTTTATAGCAGTCTTCTACTATCCGATGGTAGTTATGTTATTGGTACCGTTTCTAATGGGATTTTTATTTTGACGACTGAAGGAAGGATTAAACATCATATTTCGCAAAACAAAGGATTGAGTAATAATACTGCTTTGTCCTTGTTTGAAGATGCAGATAAAAATCTTTGGGTGGGATTAGATAATGGTGTTAATTGTATTAACCTTCAATCGCCTATTAAAAATTTTGTTGATGATACGGGAATTTTAGGGACAGTTTATACTTCTAAACTTTATAATGGGAAATTATATATAGGAACTAATCAAGGATTGTTTTATAAAGATTATCAGAGTAAGGGAGAGTTTAAATTTATAAATGGGACTAAAGGACAAGTTTGGTCCCTATTTGAATACGATGGAACATTGTTCTGTGGGCACGATTCGGGAACATTTACTATTGAAAATGGTTCTGCAAAGAATATATTTTCAAAATCAGGAACTTGGAAATTTGAAACAGTTCCTAATCAAAAAGGGCTTTTGCTGCAAGGGAATTACTATGGAATTTCGGTATTGGAGAAAGTGAACAATCAATGGCGTTTCAGGAATAAATTAGCAGGATTTGATTATTCAGTGCGATATTTCGAAATTACAGATGCTTTAGAAGCGTATGTAAGTCATGAATATAAAGGAGTTTTTAGGTTGCAGTTGGATAATAAGTTACTTAAAATAAAATCATTTACTGAATATGAACAACCAAAAAAAGGAAAAAATGCTGGCTTAAAGAAATTCAACAATACAATTTATTACGCTTATAAAGACGGGGTTTTCAAATTAAACAACAAAACAAAGCTATTTGAAAAGGATGATGTTTTGAGTTCGGTTTTTGAAAAAGATGAATATACATCAGGTAAATTGATTGTCGACCATTCGAATAAAATATGGTTGTTTTCTAAAAACTATATTAATTATTTCTCATTGAGTAAATTAAGTAATAAGCTGAAGCAGAATGTAATCCCTATTCCGGCTTCCTTGACTAATTCAATGTCTGGCTTTGAAAATATAGAACAGATTTCAAATAACGATTATCTAATAGGAACCACTGACGGTTATTATACTATTAATATTAACGATTTAAGTTTTAATAACTATAAGGTTGCCATTTCAAATATTGTTACAAATAAGTTGAATGAAAATTTAAAAAACAGTAGCATTCAGGAAGAAGGGAACTTTAAATATGATGAGAACAATATAACTTTCAACTACACGGTTCCCGAATATAATAAATACATCAATGTTGAATATCAGTATTTACTAGAAGGATTTCAAGATAATTGGAGTGAATGGAGTACAAGGACTGTTGTGAATTTTAAAAATTTGCCTTCAGGGAAGTACGTGTTTAAAGTTAGAGCCAAATTTGCCAATTCTTTACTAGAGAATACTGCCATATATTCTTTCACGGTTCTTAAGCCATGGTATAGGACCAGTATGGCATTATTTTTTTATTTAATAATTAGTATTGTTTTGGCACGGATTATCCATAAAGCGTATAAGAGTTATTACCAAAAGAAAGAAGATAAGTTAATTGAGGAAAATAATCGTTTGTTGGAAATCAAAGAGCTTGAAAATGGACATGAAATAATGAGAGTTAGAAATGAACAGCTTTCACTTGACGTTGATATAAAAAGTAGAGAATTAGCTATTACTGCAATGAGTTTGAACAATAAAAATGAATTGTTGGCTTTTATAAAAGATGACTTGAAGAAAACGGATGATGATAAAAATAAAAGCCTTAGATCTGTTATATCTACAATTAATAAGAATATTACAGGAAATGATTCTTGGAGTGTTTTTAAAGAAGCTTTTGAAAATACGGATAAAGATTTTTTGAAAAAAATAAAATCATCGCATCCATTATTAACGCCAAGTGATTTGAAGCTTTGCGCTTTCCTTAGATTAAATCTTTCTTCCAAAGAAATAGCTCCTTTATTGAATATTTCGGTACGCAGTGTAGAGATAAAAAGATATCGTTTACGTAAAAAAATGGATTTGTCGCATGAAGAAGGACTTGTAGAGTATATCTTGGCTGTATAA
- a CDS encoding LuxR C-terminal-related transcriptional regulator, which produces MAKKNKILNGIIQKIKDINAESFDETTKTQFVKLNKSITKEVNSDKSWKELEKHIKNVHFDFLKRLKEKHPAISPREMDLSTYLLMNMSTKEIAETMNISSGGVELARYRLRKKLNLNNKENLISFIMSI; this is translated from the coding sequence GTGGCTAAGAAAAATAAAATACTTAATGGTATTATTCAAAAAATTAAGGATATCAATGCTGAATCATTTGATGAGACAACAAAAACTCAATTTGTTAAATTGAATAAAAGCATAACCAAAGAAGTAAATTCAGATAAGAGTTGGAAAGAATTAGAAAAACACATTAAAAATGTCCATTTTGATTTTCTTAAAAGATTAAAAGAAAAACATCCTGCAATTTCACCAAGAGAGATGGACCTATCTACTTATTTATTAATGAATATGTCTACCAAAGAAATTGCCGAAACCATGAATATTTCGAGTGGAGGTGTTGAACTGGCAAGGTATCGATTACGAAAAAAATTAAACCTTAATAACAAAGAAAATTTAATAAGTTTTATTATGAGTATATAA
- the murF gene encoding UDP-N-acetylmuramoyl-tripeptide--D-alanyl-D-alanine ligase codes for MDITYIHSLFLKCKSVSIDTRKIERDSLFVSIKGDRFDANTFANEALEKGASYVIIDNAEYYIDDRTIIVKDSLVALQELAQFHREYLKIPIIALTGSNGKTTTKELINAVLSKKYNTKATVGNLNNHIGVPLTLLSFNSDTEIGIVEMGANHKKEIKFLCELAKPDFGYITNFGKAHLEGFGGVEGVIQGKSEMYDYLFQNEKLVFINLDDPIQVEKTKKIKSYSFGSNGPNADVNIINVKADPFVQISYSTQSITSHLIGLYNANNINAAITIGTYFKVKDSDIKEAIENYIPENNRSQLLLKGTNEIILDAYNANPSSMEVAIVNFVQLDKVNKIVVLGDMFELGNESIVEHKRIVDSLLNVDQIECFFIGKDFCYNRIEKFNFHFYETFEDFSNDIKVNQFENKSILIKGSRGMALERTLDFI; via the coding sequence ATGGATATTACTTACATTCATAGTTTGTTTTTAAAATGCAAATCGGTTTCAATAGATACTCGTAAAATTGAGCGTGATTCTCTTTTTGTCTCAATAAAAGGAGATCGTTTTGACGCCAATACTTTCGCTAATGAAGCTCTTGAGAAAGGCGCTTCTTATGTGATTATAGACAATGCGGAATATTATATTGATGACAGAACTATTATAGTAAAGGATAGCTTAGTTGCATTACAGGAATTAGCACAATTTCACAGAGAATATTTAAAAATCCCAATAATTGCACTTACAGGAAGTAATGGTAAGACGACAACCAAAGAATTGATAAATGCGGTACTTTCAAAAAAGTATAATACAAAAGCAACAGTTGGAAATCTAAACAATCATATTGGAGTTCCTTTAACATTGTTGTCTTTCAATTCAGATACAGAAATTGGTATTGTCGAGATGGGAGCTAATCATAAAAAGGAAATTAAATTTCTGTGTGAGTTAGCAAAGCCAGATTTTGGGTATATAACTAATTTTGGAAAGGCGCATTTGGAAGGTTTTGGTGGCGTAGAAGGTGTCATCCAGGGGAAAAGCGAAATGTATGATTACCTTTTTCAAAATGAGAAGTTGGTTTTTATAAATCTGGACGATCCTATCCAAGTAGAAAAAACTAAAAAAATCAAAAGCTATTCATTCGGGAGTAATGGTCCTAACGCTGATGTGAACATAATAAATGTAAAGGCTGACCCTTTCGTTCAAATAAGTTATTCCACTCAATCTATAACATCCCATTTAATTGGGTTGTATAATGCTAATAATATTAATGCAGCAATAACCATAGGTACTTATTTCAAGGTAAAAGATTCTGACATAAAAGAAGCTATTGAGAACTATATCCCTGAGAATAATAGATCCCAACTTTTATTAAAAGGCACAAATGAAATAATTCTGGATGCATATAATGCTAATCCTAGTAGTATGGAAGTTGCTATCGTTAATTTTGTTCAACTTGACAAAGTTAATAAAATAGTAGTATTAGGAGATATGTTTGAATTAGGCAACGAAAGTATTGTGGAACATAAAAGAATCGTTGATTCGCTCTTAAATGTGGATCAAATCGAATGTTTCTTTATTGGAAAAGATTTCTGTTATAATAGAATAGAAAAATTTAATTTTCACTTTTATGAAACCTTTGAGGATTTTTCGAATGATATAAAAGTTAATCAATTTGAAAACAAATCAATTTTGATAAAAGGATCCAGAGGAATGGCTTTAGAGCGAACTTTAGATTTTATATAA
- the gldJ gene encoding gliding motility lipoprotein GldJ, translating to MKVNKFKTLQLMISMILIVGLSGCSKKSSSKSASRATGWNVDSKKASSSKKQVAGPGLVFVEGGTFTMGKVQDDVMHDWNNTPTQQHVQSFYMDETEVTNFMYLEYLDWLKKVFPPTEEIYKNIYEGASPDTLVWRNRLGYNETMTNNYLRHPSYANYPVVGVNWMQAVEFSKWRTERVNEAILEKNGYLKKNAKTQDVSAESTFNTETYLNAPTMTYGGNEEIVLKKGDKKNPKAGKNGNVSEQKNVYAQRSSGIVLPEYRLPTEAEWEYAAAADVGQREYNIYKGQKKYPWSGSYTRSGKRQSKGDQLANFKQGNGDYGGIAGWSDDGADITQVVKYYPANDFGLYDMAGNVAEWVADVYRPIIDNEWNDFNYFRGNQYTKNEIGKDGKVVIVTKDNMKYDTLSNGKVMARNFPGQISQVPVDENETYLRQNFDKSDNINYRDGDKQSSRYYNFGSSESETGKEKDERKMYNSPKHNVSTDSLGKMVRQYDKSSKRTTLINNEVRVYKGGSWRDRAYWLDPAQRRYFPQDMATDYIGFRCAMSRVGPKAEKRKSARN from the coding sequence ATGAAAGTAAACAAATTTAAGACCTTACAATTGATGATATCAATGATATTGATTGTTGGTTTATCGGGTTGTAGTAAAAAATCGAGCTCAAAAAGCGCTTCAAGAGCTACTGGGTGGAATGTGGACAGTAAAAAAGCTTCCAGTAGTAAAAAACAAGTAGCAGGACCAGGATTGGTTTTTGTTGAAGGTGGAACTTTTACTATGGGTAAAGTACAGGATGATGTTATGCATGACTGGAATAATACTCCAACACAACAGCATGTACAGTCCTTTTATATGGATGAAACAGAAGTAACTAATTTTATGTATTTAGAATATTTAGATTGGTTGAAAAAAGTTTTTCCTCCAACTGAAGAAATTTACAAGAATATTTATGAAGGGGCTTCGCCAGATACTTTAGTTTGGAGAAACAGATTAGGATATAACGAAACGATGACAAATAATTACTTAAGACACCCTTCTTATGCTAATTACCCTGTTGTAGGTGTTAACTGGATGCAAGCAGTTGAATTTAGTAAATGGAGAACTGAACGTGTAAACGAAGCAATTCTTGAAAAAAACGGTTATCTTAAAAAGAATGCTAAAACACAGGATGTTTCTGCAGAAAGTACTTTTAATACTGAAACTTATTTGAATGCCCCTACAATGACCTATGGAGGAAATGAAGAAATAGTTTTGAAAAAAGGGGATAAGAAAAATCCTAAAGCGGGTAAAAACGGAAATGTCTCAGAGCAAAAAAATGTTTACGCACAACGTTCATCAGGAATTGTTTTACCTGAATACAGACTTCCTACAGAAGCTGAATGGGAGTATGCTGCAGCTGCTGACGTTGGACAAAGAGAATACAATATTTATAAAGGACAAAAAAAATACCCTTGGTCAGGAAGTTATACTCGTTCTGGGAAAAGGCAGTCAAAAGGAGATCAATTGGCTAACTTTAAACAAGGAAATGGAGATTATGGAGGAATAGCTGGTTGGTCTGATGACGGTGCCGATATTACTCAAGTAGTTAAATATTATCCAGCAAACGATTTTGGTTTGTATGATATGGCTGGAAATGTAGCAGAATGGGTTGCCGATGTTTACAGACCTATTATTGATAATGAGTGGAATGATTTCAATTACTTTAGAGGGAATCAGTACACTAAAAATGAAATAGGAAAAGATGGTAAGGTTGTCATAGTTACAAAAGACAATATGAAGTATGACACATTGAGTAACGGTAAAGTTATGGCTAGGAATTTCCCTGGACAAATTTCTCAAGTTCCTGTTGATGAAAACGAGACTTATTTAAGACAGAATTTCGACAAAAGTGACAATATTAATTATAGAGATGGAGACAAACAGTCTTCTAGATATTATAATTTTGGTTCATCTGAGTCTGAAACTGGTAAGGAAAAAGATGAAAGAAAAATGTATAATTCTCCAAAACATAATGTTTCTACAGATAGTTTAGGGAAAATGGTTCGTCAATATGACAAATCAAGCAAAAGAACAACTCTAATAAACAATGAAGTCAGAGTTTATAAAGGCGGTTCTTGGAGAGACAGAGCTTATTGGTTAGATCCTGCTCAAAGAAGATATTTCCCTCAAGATATGGCGACAGATTACATTGGATTTAGATGTGCAATGTCTAGAGTTGGTCCAAAAGCTGAAAAAAGAAAATCTGCAAGAAATTAA
- the porU gene encoding type IX secretion system sortase PorU produces MRKLLLYNLFLISFISHSQTKGEVTIDWIEKTEISFGSYKVNTPQFSGNIFSYDPANKSIFLSVKLSDSGTYNENNLDVYNITYETISKNQLGDLDLDKIPTSISATLKIVESREEKQNFIILSPIIKGASSFLKIKSFYYSINNSTSKQYTDKSTFVLSNSVLASGEWYKFYVEKSGVYKISKSFLQQLGINLNNVNPNTIKIFGNGGKMLPLLNSIYYPSDLTENAIQIVGENDGSFDNEDYILFYAEGVDTWNDESKTFNNLYDTKSYYYITTQGEYGKRILEMTLPAGNATLTLNTFDEHQFHEKDLVNIAHLGRQWFGEIFDFNQEQEFSFNFPNIDTSTPIKIKTTAASAAYTSTSFKIAANGQEIGNITFPALNTSSDTEFNTGNLLNNTSFNASENIKLKLNYNNNGVPGSKGFLDYIELIAKRKLQGYGKQFHFQYDLSNSNLGVVNYSISNASGISQIWDVTDLFNVSKIENSKQDTFSFSANLGEIRKYIALDASDYYTPKKESQSRIINQNLKGTLFKNAQGQFEDIDYVIISPAILSQQAEKLANFHRMNSNLTVKVITLESIYLEFSSGKQDIAAIRNCIKYIYNNASTPLKRIKYINLFGDASFDYKNRISNNNNIVPIYHALHSKSTGEASFSSDDFFGLMDANEGNITTFFGGIDIAVGRMLVNNAKQADEMVDKVIEYHDIKSYGNWRNNFVMISDDSDKPSDVSLQTRQNNLADIISADKPFLNASKIILDSYAQEASAGGFRYPKARADLFNAFEKGALVFNYLGHGGEDGLSAERIWEKADGQKLSNQYRYPLFITITCEFSRFDNPSRPTAGEYTYWNPKGGAISMITTTRAIGQFSAENFNDNLSKNLFAFGSNQYNSIAEVLRISKNNNPNSSTNVVSYIGDPALMLAIPKPNVKLTKVNDVSVTQPFDDFKSLAHMKITGEVTDENNIVLTNYNGEISTTIFDKIIQRATNNNDGNSPPITFNTLGETIFRGNASVTNGQFEFSFVVPRDIRIPLANGKISFYAKKGQFLDSKTGYDTSIKIGGINENAVADNISPKVKLYMNDETFVSGGITNESPFLLAFLEDENGINTASGIGHDIVAILDGDVNNPFILNDYYQTQLDDYTKGSLRFPLRNLSVGLHTITFKAWDVYNNPITIDIQFVVVGNENITLSHVLNYPNPFVNYTEFWFTHNRPFEPLQVQIQVFTIAGKVVWTRNQIITTDGFLSKDISWDGKDDFGNKIGKGVYIYKLTVKSALSNKKTEKFEKLVIL; encoded by the coding sequence ATGAGAAAGTTACTTTTGTATAATTTATTCCTAATTTCATTTATTTCACATTCCCAGACAAAGGGGGAGGTGACTATTGACTGGATTGAAAAAACAGAAATTTCTTTTGGGAGCTATAAGGTAAATACGCCTCAGTTTTCCGGAAATATTTTCTCTTACGATCCTGCAAATAAGTCTATTTTTTTATCTGTAAAATTATCTGATTCTGGTACTTATAACGAAAATAATCTAGATGTTTACAATATAACTTACGAAACTATTTCAAAAAATCAGTTAGGTGATTTAGACTTAGACAAAATTCCAACCTCGATATCCGCAACACTTAAAATTGTTGAATCTAGAGAAGAAAAGCAGAATTTTATAATTCTTTCTCCTATTATAAAAGGGGCATCAAGTTTTTTAAAAATAAAATCATTTTATTACTCAATAAATAATAGCACAAGTAAACAGTATACTGACAAATCAACTTTCGTCTTATCTAATTCAGTTTTGGCCTCTGGAGAATGGTATAAGTTTTACGTGGAAAAATCCGGGGTTTACAAAATTTCAAAATCTTTTTTACAACAACTAGGCATTAATTTAAACAATGTCAATCCCAATACAATAAAAATCTTTGGAAATGGAGGCAAAATGCTCCCTCTATTAAATAGTATTTATTACCCATCAGATCTAACAGAAAATGCAATTCAAATAGTAGGGGAGAACGACGGTAGTTTTGATAACGAGGATTATATCTTATTTTACGCAGAAGGAGTGGACACTTGGAATGATGAAAGCAAAACTTTCAATAATTTATATGATACAAAATCTTATTATTATATTACCACCCAGGGTGAATACGGAAAAAGAATTTTAGAGATGACACTGCCTGCAGGAAACGCAACTTTGACTTTGAATACCTTTGACGAGCATCAATTTCACGAAAAAGATCTTGTAAACATTGCGCATTTAGGCCGTCAATGGTTTGGAGAAATTTTTGATTTCAATCAGGAGCAGGAATTCTCTTTTAATTTTCCAAATATCGACACTTCGACTCCTATAAAAATCAAAACGACTGCCGCGTCAGCCGCCTACACCTCTACCTCATTTAAAATAGCAGCAAATGGCCAGGAAATTGGAAATATCACTTTCCCTGCCCTTAACACAAGTTCAGACACCGAATTCAACACCGGAAACCTCCTTAACAACACCAGTTTCAATGCCTCTGAAAATATAAAATTAAAACTAAATTACAACAATAATGGAGTCCCTGGTTCAAAAGGGTTTCTGGACTATATTGAGCTTATAGCAAAAAGAAAACTTCAAGGATACGGTAAACAATTTCATTTTCAATACGATTTATCCAATTCAAATTTAGGAGTTGTGAATTATAGCATTTCAAACGCAAGCGGTATTTCCCAAATATGGGATGTTACTGACTTGTTCAATGTTAGCAAAATCGAAAATTCAAAACAAGATACTTTTTCTTTTAGTGCTAATCTGGGTGAAATTAGAAAATACATAGCCCTTGACGCGTCTGATTATTACACTCCTAAAAAAGAAAGTCAATCCAGAATTATTAACCAGAACTTAAAAGGAACGCTTTTCAAAAACGCTCAAGGCCAATTTGAAGACATAGATTATGTTATTATCAGTCCCGCTATTTTATCACAACAAGCAGAGAAACTGGCAAATTTCCATCGAATGAATTCAAATTTAACGGTAAAAGTAATAACTCTTGAATCCATATATCTGGAATTTTCATCTGGGAAACAGGACATTGCAGCAATTAGAAACTGCATTAAATACATTTATAATAATGCTTCTACGCCCTTAAAAAGAATCAAATATATAAATCTATTCGGAGACGCATCTTTCGACTATAAAAACAGAATTTCAAACAATAATAATATAGTCCCAATTTACCATGCGTTACATAGTAAGTCAACTGGAGAGGCTTCTTTTTCTTCTGATGACTTTTTCGGATTAATGGATGCAAATGAAGGGAATATCACTACGTTTTTTGGAGGAATAGATATTGCTGTAGGAAGAATGTTAGTCAACAATGCTAAGCAAGCAGATGAAATGGTTGATAAAGTTATTGAATACCATGACATAAAATCTTATGGAAACTGGAGAAATAATTTTGTAATGATTAGTGACGATTCTGACAAGCCTTCAGATGTGAGTCTGCAAACAAGGCAAAACAACCTCGCGGATATCATTAGTGCCGATAAGCCTTTTTTGAACGCAAGTAAAATAATATTAGATTCATACGCTCAAGAAGCGTCTGCCGGAGGATTTAGATATCCAAAAGCAAGAGCCGATCTGTTCAATGCTTTCGAAAAAGGAGCCTTGGTATTTAACTATTTAGGACATGGAGGAGAAGATGGGCTAAGCGCAGAACGTATTTGGGAAAAAGCAGACGGTCAAAAATTAAGTAATCAATATAGGTATCCCTTGTTTATAACTATAACATGTGAATTCTCTCGTTTTGACAACCCATCAAGGCCTACTGCAGGAGAGTACACTTATTGGAACCCAAAAGGCGGTGCAATTTCAATGATCACAACCACCAGAGCAATTGGTCAATTTAGCGCTGAAAATTTCAATGATAATTTATCAAAAAATCTTTTTGCTTTTGGTTCAAACCAATACAATTCTATTGCGGAAGTATTAAGGATATCTAAAAACAACAATCCAAATTCATCGACCAATGTAGTGTCCTATATAGGCGACCCAGCATTAATGCTAGCAATACCTAAACCAAATGTAAAGCTTACAAAGGTAAATGACGTTTCCGTAACCCAGCCATTTGATGATTTTAAATCATTGGCACACATGAAAATAACAGGGGAAGTAACTGATGAGAACAACATAGTACTTACTAATTACAATGGGGAAATTTCTACTACAATTTTCGATAAAATAATTCAAAGGGCAACAAATAATAATGACGGAAATAGTCCGCCAATAACTTTCAATACCCTGGGAGAAACTATTTTTAGAGGTAATGCATCAGTTACAAATGGTCAGTTTGAATTTAGTTTTGTAGTTCCCCGAGATATCCGTATACCATTAGCTAATGGGAAAATTAGTTTTTACGCAAAAAAAGGACAATTCCTGGACAGTAAAACAGGTTATGACACAAGTATAAAAATTGGAGGGATAAATGAAAATGCCGTTGCAGACAATATTAGTCCAAAAGTGAAGTTATATATGAATGACGAGACTTTTGTCTCCGGAGGCATTACTAATGAATCTCCATTCCTGCTGGCCTTTCTCGAAGATGAAAACGGGATAAATACCGCAAGCGGAATTGGACATGATATTGTGGCCATCCTAGACGGAGACGTAAACAATCCGTTTATATTAAATGATTATTATCAAACGCAACTAGATGATTACACAAAAGGGAGTCTTCGTTTTCCATTGCGTAATTTATCTGTTGGTTTACATACTATAACTTTTAAAGCTTGGGATGTTTACAATAATCCTATTACAATTGATATTCAATTTGTAGTTGTTGGTAACGAAAATATAACACTGTCACATGTGTTGAATTACCCCAATCCATTTGTCAATTACACGGAATTTTGGTTTACACATAACAGACCTTTCGAGCCATTGCAAGTACAGATTCAGGTTTTTACTATTGCCGGAAAAGTGGTTTGGACAAGAAATCAAATCATTACAACGGACGGATTTTTATCCAAAGACATCAGTTGGGACGGCAAAGATGATTTTGGCAACAAAATAGGGAAAGGCGTTTATATTTATAAACTGACTGTCAAATCGGCTTTAAGTAATAAAAAGACAGAAAAGTTTGAAAAACTTGTAATACTTTAA